The following proteins come from a genomic window of Deinococcus depolymerans:
- a CDS encoding DinB family protein: MTQPLTDPAVLAVMGATPDDVRARLTKELDRFKAQLRTRHADWTRVQPGREWSPAQDAEHVILINDSISRGVTLLLSDRELRPSPRAPGETTPDGRRVAPPHTRPSDTGLAWEDLDTRWAQSRAGLERTAADLRPTPGRTLWHPFFGELDAMDWMRMVAIHLNNHRKQLEASASA; this comes from the coding sequence ATGACACAGCCCCTGACGGACCCGGCGGTGCTGGCCGTGATGGGCGCCACGCCCGACGACGTGCGCGCCCGCCTCACCAAGGAACTCGACCGCTTCAAGGCCCAGCTGCGCACCCGCCACGCCGACTGGACGCGCGTGCAGCCGGGCCGCGAGTGGAGCCCCGCCCAGGACGCCGAGCACGTCATCCTGATCAACGACTCCATCTCGCGCGGCGTGACGCTGCTGCTCTCGGACCGGGAACTGCGGCCCTCGCCCCGCGCGCCCGGCGAGACCACCCCGGACGGCCGCCGCGTCGCCCCGCCCCACACCCGCCCCAGCGACACCGGGCTGGCCTGGGAGGACCTGGACACCCGCTGGGCGCAGAGCCGCGCCGGACTGGAACGCACCGCCGCTGACCTGCGCCCCACGCCGGGCCGCACGCTGTGGCACCCGTTCTTCGGGGAACTGGACGCCATGGACTGGATGCGCATGGTCGCCATTCACCTGAACAACCACCGCAAGCAGCTGGAAGCCAGTGCCAGCGCATGA